A single Paenibacillus kribbensis DNA region contains:
- a CDS encoding GyrI-like domain-containing protein, with amino-acid sequence MVDFTLEEKDSFTVLGIGTELKSDYTDYAGINKEKADFWQAVKQDGRLDTLKSIAANGYIFVVNEAVNNKMMHYAGVMTEASVSEASRVIQFPKGEYLVVRGEGKTAEELSNKLTGIAFGQVLPEAKNFAYVGGPNATVEMGQRNGLVFGEMWIPVVRK; translated from the coding sequence ATGGTGGATTTTACCCTTGAGGAAAAAGACAGCTTTACCGTTTTAGGCATTGGAACTGAGCTTAAGAGCGATTATACAGACTATGCCGGCATAAACAAGGAAAAGGCAGATTTTTGGCAGGCAGTGAAACAAGATGGAAGGCTTGACACTTTAAAGTCCATAGCCGCAAATGGCTACATTTTTGTCGTGAATGAAGCGGTGAATAACAAGATGATGCATTATGCTGGCGTCATGACAGAGGCATCGGTATCAGAAGCATCCAGAGTTATTCAATTTCCTAAGGGGGAATACTTGGTTGTAAGAGGAGAAGGGAAGACGGCTGAAGAGTTGAGTAATAAGCTTACTGGCATTGCCTTTGGTCAAGTCTTGCCAGAAGCAAAGAATTTTGCCTATGTTGGCGGGCCAAATGCAACGGTTGAGATGGGACAGCGAAACGGCTTAGTATTTGGTGAAATGTGGATTCCTGTCGTTAGGAAATAA
- a CDS encoding spore germination protein: MRVQTRFSASHGNIELKDRTILVAELDLNVEAFQRVLGEADDVSFRSFLIGGTVRAELVNIPGMSDRQEIDNNVLRPLMQSRDVVCNDLQSVKMRLLPVISVDEATTVEECAKQLIKGNPVLLIDGCTCALLLGLAQWDKRNVEEPQTETSLRGPREGFTESISTNLSQLRRRIQSIKLQVKSHRIGSYTGTEVCIAYIDGLAKSSLLHEVQSRLERIDIDSVLETGYIEELTEDNPYSPFPQQQFTERVDVAVASLLEGRVVLLVDGTPDVLIVPATLATLLQAADDYYNRTVYSSFLRFLRYWTLILSMILPAVYVAILNFHHEMVPGKLLVSIASAREEIPFPTFLEVMMMQLAFEVLREAGLRLPRQIGSAVTIVGALVVGEAAVSAGLVSAPIVIIIAFTGIAGFTAPHYSIEFAIRLLRLPLIILGGTLGMLGVMFGVIAIATHLCMLRSYGVPFLSPFAPFVPNEMMDTAIRAPRWKMSRRPGFSKLQNRHRLARGQKPGPGRGGGN; the protein is encoded by the coding sequence GTGAGGGTGCAAACTCGATTTTCTGCTTCTCATGGCAACATCGAATTAAAAGATCGCACTATTCTAGTTGCTGAGTTAGACCTTAATGTAGAGGCGTTCCAAAGAGTATTAGGTGAAGCCGACGATGTTTCGTTTCGCTCGTTTTTGATCGGCGGAACGGTACGGGCTGAACTCGTCAATATACCGGGCATGTCGGATAGGCAGGAAATCGACAATAACGTCTTAAGGCCTCTCATGCAATCGAGGGACGTAGTATGCAACGATTTGCAATCTGTTAAAATGCGCCTCCTACCCGTAATTTCTGTCGATGAGGCTACGACCGTTGAGGAATGTGCTAAGCAATTGATCAAAGGAAATCCTGTTCTTCTAATTGACGGTTGTACGTGTGCTTTACTACTAGGACTCGCTCAATGGGACAAGCGTAATGTAGAAGAACCTCAGACTGAGACATCGTTGCGGGGGCCGCGTGAAGGCTTTACCGAATCGATCTCGACCAATCTCTCGCAGTTGCGACGAAGAATTCAGAGCATAAAGCTGCAAGTAAAATCGCACAGAATTGGCAGCTATACGGGGACTGAAGTCTGTATTGCTTATATTGACGGTTTGGCTAAATCTTCCTTATTACATGAGGTGCAAAGCAGGCTTGAGCGTATCGATATCGACAGCGTTCTGGAGACAGGGTACATAGAAGAACTAACAGAAGACAATCCTTACTCGCCGTTTCCACAGCAGCAGTTTACGGAACGGGTTGATGTTGCGGTAGCGAGCTTGCTCGAAGGCCGTGTCGTTCTGTTGGTCGACGGCACGCCTGATGTGCTCATCGTTCCCGCGACGTTGGCTACGCTTCTGCAAGCAGCAGACGATTATTACAACCGAACAGTATACTCCAGCTTCTTGCGTTTTTTGCGGTACTGGACGCTTATCTTATCCATGATACTTCCGGCAGTATACGTCGCGATTTTGAATTTTCATCATGAAATGGTGCCAGGCAAGCTGTTGGTCAGTATTGCCTCAGCACGTGAGGAAATTCCGTTCCCGACTTTCTTAGAAGTAATGATGATGCAACTCGCGTTTGAGGTGCTGCGTGAAGCCGGTCTCCGTCTTCCAAGACAAATCGGTTCGGCTGTTACTATCGTCGGTGCGTTAGTCGTAGGAGAAGCTGCTGTCTCGGCCGGGCTCGTGTCGGCACCAATCGTCATTATTATTGCGTTCACAGGCATTGCAGGATTTACAGCTCCTCACTACTCTATAGAGTTTGCCATTCGTCTATTGAGGCTGCCGCTTATCATTCTTGGTGGGACGCTGGGTATGCTTGGTGTGATGTTTGGTGTTATCGCGATAGCAACGCATTTGTGTATGCTTCGTTCTTACGGCGTCCCATTCTTATCTCCTTTTGCACCTTTTGTACCAAATGAAATGATGGATACCGCCATTCGGGCTCCACGATGGAAAATGTCAAGACGTCCCGGTTTTTCAAAATTACAGAACCGCCATCGACTTGCTAGGGGGCAGAAACCGGGCCCAGGCAGAGGAGGCGGGAACTGA
- a CDS encoding NAD(P)H-dependent flavin oxidoreductase, which produces MKTENRVTDILGIQYPIVQAAMSWITDAKFVAAVSNAGGMGVLGPHAGHNTSPSGPDEVGKRIGNEIRKLKALTEKPFAMNLYLPEDGHSDKYSEATFEAAIGEGVKYFVTVGSVNKAMMKEIKDHNCILIHREVTPSPKAAKMAEDHGADLIIATGYDEGGWIPQNKIGTFSIVPTIVDSVSIPVMAAGGINDIRGVRAAFALGAEAVYIGTRFIASEECPAADATKQDIVASKGSDLLMVSSMQRSTPHQFARELETLYRNGESSENNEKRISAIGGVSTSMLHGKLDEGIVSVNTAIDLITEVKSCKEIIHELMADFIES; this is translated from the coding sequence GTGAAAACAGAAAATCGTGTTACAGATATACTTGGAATACAATACCCGATTGTTCAGGCGGCCATGTCCTGGATAACGGACGCTAAATTTGTCGCAGCAGTATCAAACGCGGGAGGGATGGGAGTATTGGGTCCTCATGCCGGTCATAATACGTCACCCTCTGGTCCAGATGAAGTTGGCAAAAGGATTGGAAATGAAATACGTAAGCTAAAAGCTTTGACGGAAAAACCTTTTGCTATGAACCTTTATTTGCCTGAAGATGGCCATTCAGATAAATATTCAGAAGCTACATTCGAGGCAGCTATAGGGGAAGGTGTAAAATACTTTGTGACAGTAGGCTCAGTCAATAAAGCTATGATGAAAGAAATCAAGGATCACAATTGCATTTTGATTCATCGTGAAGTCACTCCTTCACCTAAAGCAGCGAAAATGGCCGAGGATCATGGTGCAGATCTTATCATTGCAACTGGTTATGATGAAGGTGGATGGATTCCTCAAAACAAAATAGGGACGTTCTCGATTGTTCCAACGATCGTGGATTCAGTAAGTATTCCGGTTATGGCGGCAGGTGGCATCAATGATATTCGTGGAGTGAGAGCGGCGTTTGCTCTTGGAGCTGAAGCTGTATATATAGGAACTCGTTTTATCGCATCTGAAGAATGCCCTGCTGCCGATGCTACGAAACAAGATATTGTTGCTTCAAAAGGTTCAGATCTGCTTATGGTATCATCAATGCAACGTTCCACCCCACATCAATTTGCTCGTGAGTTAGAGACCTTGTATAGAAATGGAGAATCATCCGAAAATAACGAAAAAAGAATAAGTGCAATCGGTGGTGTTTCTACTAGCATGTTACATGGAAAGCTGGATGAGGGGATCGTCTCTGTAAATACAGCGATAGATCTGATAACTGAAGTGAAAAGCTGTAAAGAAATCATTCATGAATTGATGGCTGACTTTATAGAGAGTTAA
- a CDS encoding phage tail protein, with the protein MSYIVDFKNVSTVGLESSPVAEALAGLRANEARYFMNKYKHEFTVVPASQSQETLDYVNRILKEERNIEFAAKPLETSRFQVENIQFAYIFYEDGLGLNVMYTIDDSKKRAVGFKLSEGMEVPKELEGKFKFARQKSKLAGTIRGSFFVIKGEY; encoded by the coding sequence ATGTCCTATATCGTTGACTTTAAAAATGTGTCTACGGTTGGCCTAGAGTCTTCACCAGTTGCAGAAGCACTTGCTGGTTTACGAGCGAATGAAGCCCGTTACTTTATGAACAAATATAAGCATGAATTTACGGTTGTACCAGCCAGCCAAAGCCAGGAAACCCTTGATTATGTGAACCGAATTTTGAAAGAAGAACGTAATATTGAGTTTGCGGCCAAACCTTTAGAGACGTCGCGTTTTCAAGTGGAAAATATCCAATTTGCATACATTTTTTATGAGGATGGTCTGGGGCTCAATGTCATGTATACGATTGATGACTCTAAGAAGCGGGCCGTTGGTTTTAAGCTTTCTGAGGGAATGGAGGTACCAAAGGAATTAGAAGGGAAGTTTAAGTTTGCAAGACAGAAGTCTAAACTAGCTGGAACCATTCGGGGCTCGTTTTTTGTAATTAAAGGAGAATATTAG
- a CDS encoding TetR/AcrR family transcriptional regulator C-terminal domain-containing protein yields MSTKDMTKAMFAEALVELLHSVPFKKITVKMLADSCSVPRQTFYYHFHDKFELVNWIYSSDVEKVMSENSSEPWSTVTYLFFQKLNEKRAFYKKVLVESGQNSLLEHSHTYFVSLYLNSLSQFGTFPINKDLEFFMNYHAFACSNMTRQWLLNEPFDTPEEHNRKTLSAMPQMLYDELTRADISLAT; encoded by the coding sequence ATGTCAACAAAAGATATGACTAAGGCAATGTTTGCCGAAGCCTTAGTTGAACTATTGCATAGTGTACCTTTTAAGAAAATTACCGTAAAAATGCTAGCAGATTCCTGTAGCGTTCCACGCCAAACATTCTATTATCATTTCCATGACAAATTTGAGTTGGTCAATTGGATCTACTCCTCAGATGTAGAAAAAGTAATGTCGGAAAACTCGTCCGAACCATGGAGCACAGTCACATATCTTTTTTTTCAAAAGCTCAATGAGAAAAGAGCATTTTATAAAAAAGTCTTGGTTGAAAGTGGACAGAATTCATTATTGGAACATTCACACACTTATTTTGTAAGTTTATATTTAAATTCACTATCACAATTTGGGACATTCCCAATAAACAAAGATTTGGAATTTTTTATGAATTATCACGCATTTGCATGCTCCAATATGACCAGACAGTGGCTGCTTAATGAACCGTTCGACACTCCCGAAGAACACAATCGCAAAACGCTTAGTGCCATGCCTCAAATGTTGTATGATGAACTAACTAGAGCAGATATTTCCCTCGCGACTTAG
- the ppsA gene encoding phosphoenolpyruvate synthase, whose protein sequence is MNSLVLGFQEMEKTQLLLVGGKGLNLGELSKIEGIQVPEGFCVTTVGYQKAIEQNETYHALLDRLTMLKVENRDQIGEISRKIRQSIMEIEIPSDVVQAVAHYLSRFGDEHAYAVRSSATAEDLPHASFAGQQDTYLNIIGKEAILQHISKCWASLFTDRAVIYRMQNGFDHSQVYLSVIVQRMIFPQASGILFTADPITSNRKLLSIDASFGLGEALVSGLVSADGYKVQEGEIVDKRIATKKMAIYGRKEGGTETKQIDPDQQKTQTLTEQQILGLARIGRQIEAYFGYPQDIEWCLADDTFYIVQSRPITTLYPIPEANDQENHVYVSVGHQQMMTDPIKPLGLSFYLLITSAPMRKAGGRLFVDVTHMLASPVRRETFLNTLGKSDPLIEDAFMTLIERDFIKSLPDDRKELSPGNSSKGLSSAGFQAQIENDPAIVSDLIKNSQASIEELKQNIQTKSGADLFDFILEDLQELKKILFDPQSSKVFMTAMNASSWINEKMYEWLGEKNAADTLSQSVPNNITSEMGLKLLDVADVIRPYPEVIAYLQHVKDDNFLDELVKFDGGQETQDAIYAYLNKYGMRCAGEIDISRTRWSEKPLTLVPMILSNIKNFEPNAGNRKFEQGRQEALEKEQELLDRLKQLPDGEQKAEETKRVISLIRNFIGYREYPKYGMVNRYFVYKQALLKEAEQLVQAGVIHEKEDIYYLTFEELHEVVRTNKLDYQIISKRKDEYKLYEKLTPPRVITSDGEIIAGEYKRENLPAEAIVGLPVSSGVIEGRARVILNMEDADLEDGDILVTSFTDPSWTPLFVSIKGLVAEVGGLMTHGAVIAREYGLPAVVGVENATKLIKDGQRIRVHGTEGYIEIL, encoded by the coding sequence ATGAATTCCTTGGTTCTCGGTTTTCAGGAAATGGAAAAAACGCAGCTTTTGCTCGTTGGTGGAAAAGGGTTAAATTTAGGGGAACTATCAAAAATTGAAGGAATACAAGTACCCGAAGGATTTTGTGTTACAACAGTAGGATATCAAAAAGCCATCGAACAAAACGAAACGTATCATGCTTTGTTGGATCGACTAACCATGCTAAAAGTAGAAAATCGAGATCAAATTGGTGAAATCAGCAGGAAGATTCGACAAAGCATTATGGAAATAGAAATTCCTTCCGATGTTGTGCAAGCAGTTGCTCACTATCTCTCCCGGTTTGGTGATGAACATGCGTATGCAGTGCGTTCTAGTGCGACTGCTGAAGATTTACCACATGCCTCTTTTGCTGGTCAACAAGACACCTATTTAAATATCATCGGCAAAGAAGCAATCTTGCAGCATATCAGCAAATGTTGGGCTTCCCTATTTACGGATCGCGCGGTAATCTACCGTATGCAAAATGGATTTGACCACAGTCAAGTTTATTTATCCGTTATCGTTCAAAGGATGATTTTCCCACAGGCTTCGGGGATTTTATTTACCGCTGATCCGATTACTTCCAACCGAAAGCTGCTATCCATCGATGCCAGTTTTGGACTTGGAGAAGCACTGGTCTCTGGCTTGGTCTCTGCCGATGGTTATAAAGTACAGGAAGGGGAAATCGTCGATAAGAGGATAGCAACCAAAAAAATGGCTATCTACGGACGAAAAGAAGGCGGAACAGAGACAAAGCAGATCGATCCTGATCAGCAAAAGACTCAAACACTTACTGAACAACAAATTTTAGGGCTGGCACGCATCGGAAGACAGATCGAAGCTTATTTTGGTTACCCGCAAGATATCGAATGGTGTTTGGCCGATGATACATTTTATATTGTCCAGAGCCGGCCAATCACGACTTTATACCCGATCCCTGAAGCGAATGATCAGGAAAATCACGTTTATGTATCTGTCGGTCATCAACAAATGATGACTGACCCGATAAAACCATTGGGATTGTCTTTTTACCTGTTAATAACTTCTGCGCCCATGCGTAAAGCCGGTGGAAGGTTGTTTGTTGATGTTACACATATGCTGGCTTCACCTGTCAGAAGAGAAACTTTCTTAAATACCCTGGGAAAATCCGATCCGCTCATAGAAGACGCATTTATGACCCTAATAGAGCGAGATTTTATAAAATCGTTACCAGATGATAGAAAAGAACTGAGTCCCGGTAATAGCAGTAAAGGGTTGTCGTCTGCAGGTTTTCAAGCACAAATCGAAAACGATCCGGCAATCGTTTCTGATTTGATTAAGAACAGTCAAGCATCGATAGAAGAATTAAAACAAAACATCCAAACGAAATCAGGAGCAGATTTATTTGATTTTATTCTGGAAGATCTCCAGGAATTAAAGAAGATCTTATTTGACCCACAAAGTTCAAAGGTTTTTATGACTGCTATGAATGCTTCGTCATGGATCAACGAAAAAATGTACGAGTGGTTAGGTGAAAAAAACGCAGCAGATACGCTTTCCCAATCTGTACCAAACAACATTACTTCGGAAATGGGTCTGAAGCTATTGGATGTTGCAGATGTGATTCGTCCTTATCCCGAAGTCATTGCTTATTTACAACATGTAAAAGATGATAATTTTTTGGATGAACTGGTTAAGTTTGATGGTGGACAGGAAACTCAAGACGCTATCTATGCTTATCTCAACAAATACGGAATGCGATGTGCCGGTGAAATCGATATTTCGAGAACTCGTTGGAGTGAAAAACCACTTACACTTGTCCCTATGATTCTCAGTAATATCAAAAACTTTGAGCCTAATGCTGGCAATCGGAAATTTGAGCAAGGGCGACAGGAAGCTTTAGAAAAAGAACAAGAGTTATTAGATCGATTGAAGCAATTACCGGATGGTGAACAAAAAGCTGAAGAGACAAAACGAGTGATCAGCTTAATCCGGAATTTCATCGGTTATCGTGAATATCCAAAATACGGCATGGTTAATCGCTACTTCGTTTATAAGCAAGCTTTACTGAAAGAAGCCGAACAACTCGTACAAGCGGGCGTTATTCATGAAAAAGAAGATATATACTATCTCACTTTTGAAGAACTTCACGAAGTCGTACGCACAAATAAACTGGATTATCAGATCATCAGCAAACGAAAAGACGAGTACAAATTATATGAAAAACTAACTCCACCACGTGTTATCACGTCTGATGGTGAAATCATTGCAGGTGAGTACAAACGAGAAAATCTCCCAGCCGAAGCTATTGTAGGTCTACCTGTTTCTTCCGGAGTTATTGAGGGACGAGCACGTGTCATCTTAAACATGGAAGATGCTGATCTCGAAGATGGAGATATATTAGTCACCTCCTTTACTGACCCTAGCTGGACACCATTGTTTGTATCCATAAAAGGCCTAGTTGCCGAAGTTGGTGGACTGATGACCCATGGAGCAGTTATCGCACGTGAATATGGCTTGCCAGCAGTTGTCGGAGTGGAGAATGCTACCAAGCTGATAAAAGATGGGCAACGAATTCGCGTGCATGGAACAGAAGGGTATATCGAAATATTATAA
- a CDS encoding Ger(x)C family spore germination protein, which yields MTASVLLFSTGCWDRNEVNDLAIVTTAGLDQKKDGEIELSLEIVIPKEGGGKAQQDNSKSKTSGSTLIWSASGATVAEAASELQRKLSRAVYWGQLEMLVVGDSLSRSQFREQLDYLARDSNIRLRIQPFVCKGTARAFLASASPLERTKADFLGGESKRLFRRPITLNRLVQNLGNISKDAVIPYVDTTQDGKESVPYVKGYAVFSRDRMVGLIQGESFSGMKWILKQTRGDVETVKLEWPPSSLLSLGVLSSSTRLVPKLEGEMPHMDVSIEAEMSVVQNTTHFKTSDSKFIRAIEHAAADKIRQKVETTIKQAQKMGADIFGFGEAINQRNPREWQHLEKRWKRIYPSVPANVMVKVKIRQIGMNNEPVGDS from the coding sequence ATGACGGCATCCGTTTTGCTATTTTCAACGGGCTGTTGGGATAGAAACGAAGTAAATGATCTGGCGATTGTGACTACAGCCGGTTTGGACCAGAAGAAAGATGGGGAGATTGAATTATCTCTAGAGATTGTCATTCCTAAGGAGGGAGGGGGTAAGGCACAACAGGATAACAGTAAATCTAAAACTAGCGGTTCGACTTTGATTTGGTCCGCTTCGGGGGCAACGGTAGCGGAGGCTGCCTCCGAGCTGCAGCGAAAGCTGTCCCGCGCCGTCTACTGGGGGCAACTTGAAATGTTGGTTGTCGGAGATTCGTTATCTCGCAGCCAGTTTCGGGAACAGTTGGATTATCTCGCTCGCGACAGTAATATTCGCCTTCGGATTCAACCATTCGTCTGCAAGGGAACAGCACGTGCTTTTCTCGCTTCCGCCTCCCCGCTCGAACGGACCAAAGCGGATTTTCTGGGTGGTGAATCCAAACGGCTCTTTCGCAGACCGATAACCCTAAACCGTCTCGTACAGAACCTCGGCAATATTTCAAAAGATGCGGTAATCCCTTACGTCGACACTACACAAGACGGAAAGGAAAGCGTCCCATATGTGAAAGGATATGCAGTCTTCTCCCGTGACCGTATGGTCGGATTGATTCAAGGGGAGTCATTCTCGGGGATGAAATGGATTTTGAAACAAACGAGGGGGGATGTTGAGACGGTCAAGTTGGAATGGCCCCCCTCTTCGTTACTATCGTTAGGAGTCCTCTCTTCCAGCACTCGACTTGTTCCAAAACTTGAGGGAGAAATGCCGCATATGGACGTTTCTATCGAAGCGGAGATGAGCGTCGTTCAAAATACGACTCACTTTAAAACTTCGGATTCGAAATTTATTCGCGCTATTGAACATGCGGCTGCCGACAAAATCCGACAAAAGGTAGAGACAACAATTAAGCAAGCCCAAAAGATGGGGGCCGATATTTTCGGCTTCGGCGAAGCGATCAACCAGCGAAATCCTCGGGAATGGCAACATTTAGAGAAGCGTTGGAAACGAATTTATCCTTCGGTTCCAGCCAATGTGATGGTTAAGGTAAAGATCCGACAAATCGGGATGAACAATGAACCCGTTGGCGATTCTTGA
- a CDS encoding helix-turn-helix transcriptional regulator — protein MKKVERINTIMRYINNRAHFTISEIMREFNISRSTAIRDIREIEAMGMPLVAEVGRDGGYFVMNNSVLPTVRFTDNEIKALFIAFMATRNQQLPYLKSRQSLAEKLLGLISENQQDDLVLLNQILLFEGTNPHNPDLLDLSDLPHPMLEKLIQILLLDSYLLVTVKEEKVIKSYPIYLLHLYREKNLWHIEGFDLEGEKRRIFPVDNLTNVEPYPTKKRASKKKILEKLSKQEEVINLVLELGPKAIAQFKKYHPLKVSISYTNPYQTTAILNTFIDVHNSEELTEIINWLLFLGADIKVRDVPDKVLEGLQERLYLYCP, from the coding sequence ATGAAAAAAGTTGAACGAATTAATACCATCATGCGGTATATCAACAACCGCGCCCACTTTACAATTTCTGAAATCATGCGAGAATTTAACATCTCTCGTTCGACAGCTATTAGAGATATCAGAGAAATTGAAGCCATGGGGATGCCACTTGTCGCTGAAGTTGGAAGGGATGGGGGGTATTTTGTCATGAACAACTCTGTCCTGCCCACTGTCCGCTTTACCGATAATGAGATTAAAGCTCTGTTTATCGCCTTTATGGCCACAAGAAACCAACAACTTCCTTATTTAAAGAGTCGTCAGTCTTTGGCTGAGAAATTACTAGGCCTCATCTCGGAAAACCAGCAAGATGACCTTGTTCTCTTGAATCAAATATTGCTTTTTGAAGGGACCAACCCCCATAATCCCGACCTGCTTGATCTGTCAGACCTGCCCCATCCTATGTTGGAAAAACTCATCCAAATCCTTCTTTTGGATAGCTATTTATTGGTTACCGTCAAAGAAGAGAAGGTAATAAAGTCTTATCCCATTTATCTCTTGCACCTTTATCGTGAAAAAAACTTATGGCACATTGAAGGCTTTGACTTAGAGGGAGAAAAGAGGCGGATTTTTCCTGTCGACAATCTCACCAATGTAGAACCATACCCCACGAAAAAAAGAGCAAGTAAGAAAAAGATTTTAGAAAAACTAAGTAAGCAGGAAGAAGTCATCAATCTTGTCCTTGAACTTGGTCCAAAGGCGATTGCCCAGTTCAAAAAATACCATCCTTTAAAAGTTTCAATTTCCTATACGAATCCTTACCAAACCACAGCCATTCTAAACACTTTTATCGATGTTCATAATTCAGAAGAATTAACCGAAATCATAAATTGGCTACTTTTCCTAGGTGCGGATATCAAGGTCAGGGACGTGCCAGATAAGGTCTTAGAAGGTTTACAAGAGAGATTATACTTATATTGCCCATAA